From Camelina sativa cultivar DH55 chromosome 7, Cs, whole genome shotgun sequence, one genomic window encodes:
- the LOC104702131 gene encoding probable LRR receptor-like serine/threonine-protein kinase At4g36180: MEGKMFWGNYLIWVMLLLGQICGSKSCIEKERNALLELKKYIISLSEEGESNDLLSTWTNDTKNDCCLWKSLKCDPTSGRVIQLSISSLRLKKRSLLNLSLLHPFEEVRSLDLSYSRCGGLFDDVEGYRSLRRLRNLEILDLSFNYFNNSIFPFLSAATSLTTLSLRNNEMDGSFPVEELRDLTNLALLNLGGNKFNGSIPIEEFTGLRKLKALSLSNNEFSGSIEFQGVCQLKHIEELDFSKNKLVGLFPICITSLTGLRVLDLSSNNLTGKLPSALGGLESLEYLSLFDNNFESVFSLGSLTNLSKLKVLKLGSTSNSGKVEQQKHWKPKLQLSVISDSSWKPEFQLSVISLQACNLDKVPHFLLHQKDLRYVDLSDNNIYGKFPYWLLENNTKLEVLLLRNNSFRSFQLPESDHKHLLCLDVSVNEFDHLFPQNIGWILPDLKYMNLANNGFQGNLPSSLGNMKKIEFLDISQNSFYGKLPKSFLKGCYSFRMLKMSNNKLSGENILESANFTLLFSLSMDNNLFTGKIGDGLRNSRSLSMLDMSNNSFSGVIPSWIGELPDLYALLLSHNTLEGEIPLSLFKYKSSGFYFQLVDLSQNHLSGGIPSLVNSRYPSVLLLQGNNLSGLIPEEVLVNVTVLDLRNNRLSGNIPEFINPYNISILLLRGNNLTGRIPHQLCGIGNIQLLDLSNNRLNGSVPSCLSNTSFGFGKEVKLDNSYYDSGVVSIIYFNIVFRSLIVEDQFIEYCDVGTKMKIEFVTKHRYDAYWGGNLKLLFGIDLSENELNGVIPVELGGLLTLQGLNLSHNNLSGVIPKSFSGLKNVESLDLSFNRLQGPIPPQLTDLSSLAVFNVSFNNLSGVIPEGRQFNTFDTQSYLGNPFLCGQANNISCNGDIFQEPDNGVEADESTTIHMESFYWSFAAAYVTILLGLLASLSFDSPWSRVWFYNVDVFVHKVRKLL; the protein is encoded by the exons ATGGAAGGGAAGATGTTTTGGGGAAATTACTTGATATGGGTGATGTTACTGTTGGGGCAGATATGCGGATCCAAAAGCTGcattgagaaagaaagaaatgctCTGTTGGAGCTCAAGAAATACATAATCTCACTTTCTGAAGAAGGGGAATCCAACGATCTTCTCTCTACTTGGACTAATGACACAAAGAACGATTGCTGCCTGTGGAAGAGCCTTAAGTGCGATCCTACTAGCGGGCGGGTTATCCAGCTTTCCATCAGCTCACTGCGCCTTAAAAAGCGTTCTCTCCTAAACCTTTCTTTGCTGCATCCCTTTGAAGAAGTTCGAAGTCTGGATTTATCCTATTCGAGGTGCGGTGGCTTGTTTGATGATGTGGAAG GTTATAGAAGCCTAAGAAGATTAAGAAACCTGGAGATTCTGGatctttcttttaattatttcaacAACAGCATCTTTCCTTTCCTTAGTGCCGCTACATCACTCACAACTCTGTCTCTTAGGAATAATGAAATGGATGGCTCTTTTCCTGTTGAAG AACTTAGAGATTTGACAAACTTGGCACTGCTAAACCTAGGTGGAAACAAATTTAACGGCTCCATACCAATAGAGG AGTTCACTGGCTTGAGGAAGCTGAAAGCTCTGAGTCTAAGTAACAATGAATTTTCTGGCTCAATTGAATTTCAAG GGGTGTGCCAATTGAAGCATATAGAAGAGCTCGATTTCAGTAAAAACAAACTTGTAGGTCTGTTTCCTATATGCATAACTAGCTTGACTGGACTTCGAGTTCTTGATCTCTCATCTAACAATTTGACTGGGAAGCTACCATCTGCTCTTGGTGGCCTTGAATCCCTTGAGTACTTATCTTTGTTTGATAACAACTTCGAAAGCGTCTTCTCACTTGGTTCGCTCACCAACCTCTCAAAGCTTAAGGTCTTAAAACTTGGCTCAACTTCCAATTCGGGTAAAGTAGAGCAGCAAAAACATTGGAAGCCAAAATTGCAGTTGAGTGTTATTTCGGATAGTTCTTGGAAGCCAGAATTTCAGTTGAGTGTTATTTCACTACAAGCTTGCAATTTGGACAAGGTTCCTCATTTTCTCCTACACCAGAAGGATTTGCGTTATGTTGATCTCTCTGACAATAACATTTATGGAAAGTTTCCTTATTGGTTGTTAGAGAACAACACAAAACTAGAGGTTTTGCTTTTACGAAATAATTCTTTTAGGAGCTTTCAGCTACCGGAGTCTGATCATAAGCATCTGCTTTGCCTAGATGTGTCCGTTAATGAATTTGATCATCTCTTTCCTCAAAACATTGGGTGGATACTTcctgatttaaaatatatgaatcttGCCAATAATGGTTTTCAAGGAAATCTGCCATCTTCTTTGGGTAACATGAAAAAGATTGAATTTCTGGATATATCTCAGAACAGTTTTTACGGGAAGCTACCGAAAAGTTTCCTAAAGGGTTGTTATTCGTTTCGTATGTTGAAGATGTCAAATAACAAACTAAGTGGAGAGAACATCCTAGAATCAGCCAACTTTACTCTTCTTTTCTCGTTGTCTATGGATAACAATCTGTTTACAGGAAAGATTGGAGACGGTTTGCGGAACTCGAGATCTTTATCTATGCTTGACATGTCGAACAACAGTTTCTCTGGGGTTATTCCAAGCTGGATTGGCGAACTTCCAGATTTATATGCACTACTGCTTTCACACAACACACTCGAAGGTGAAATACCTCTTTCTTTGTTCAAGTATAAATCATctggtttttattttcaactcGTGGACCTCTCTCAAAACCATTTATCTGGGGGCATACCTTCACTTGTCAATTCTAGATATCCGAGTGTTTTACTCCTGCAAGGCAATAATTTATCAGGGCTAATACCTGAGGAAGTACTAGTGAATGTCACTGTGCTTGATTTGAGAAATAATAGACTGTCTGGAAATATTCCCGAGTTCATCAACCCTTACAACATTAGTATTCTTCTTCTGCGGGGAAATAATTTAACAGGTCGTATACCTCACCAGTTGTGTGGCATAGGCAACATCCAACTTTTGGATCTTTCCAACAATAGACTGAATGGATCCGTACCTTCATGTCTTAGCAACACATCATTTGGTTTTGGGAAAGAGGTTAAATTGGACAATTCGTATTATGATTCCGGCGTTGTTTCCATTATATACTTCAATATAGTTTTCAGATCTCTGATCGTGGAAGATCAGTTTATAGAGTATTGCGACGTCGGCACCAAGATGAAAATTGAATTTGTAACAAAACACCGATATGATGCCTATTGGGGTGGAAATCTCAAATTATTGTTTGGAATTGATCTCTCAGAAAACGAGCTAAATGGTGTGATCCCAGTAGAGCTTGGAGGTCTTTTGACACTACAAGGTCTCAATCTTTCTCACAACAACTTATCAGGTGTGATACCAAAAAGCTTTTCAGGTCTGAAGAACGTGGAAAGCCTTGATCTTTCTTTCAACAGATTACAAGGTCCCATCCCACCACAACTCACAGATCTGAGCAGTCTTGCTGTCTTCAATGTCTCATTCAACAACTTATCAGGAGTCATTCCAGAGGGAAGACAGTTTAACACCTTTGATACCCAAAGTTACTTAGGTAATCCTTTTCTTTGTGGGCAAGCAAACAACATAAGTTGCAATGGTGATATTTTTCAAGAACCAGATAATGGAGTGGAAGCTGATGAATCCACCACAATCCACATGGAATCTTTCTACTGGAGTTTTGCTGCAGCCTATGTGACAATACTTCTTGGGTTACTCGCATCACTCTCATTTGATTCTCCTTGGAGCAGAGTTTGGTTCTACAACGTTGATGTTTTCGTCCACAAGGTCAGGAAACTGTTGTGA